Genomic window (Streptomyces sp. NBC_00102):
GGTGGTACGCAGCGCGGTGTAGAGGTGGCTGATGTCCTCGTCGCCGAGGTCGGTGGTGCGCTTGAACGGGGACATCTTCGCGGCGTGCAGGATCTCGTCACTGTAGGCGTTGCCGATCCCCGCGATCAGCGACTGGTCGCGGAGCGCGCCCTTGATCTGGCGGCGCTCCCCGTCGAGCAGGGCGGCGAACGCGTCCCGGTCGAAGTCCGGGGCCAGCGGGTCGGGGCCGAGCCGGGCGATGCCGGGGACGTCCATGGGGTCGTGGACCAGGTACACGGCGAGCCGCTTCTTGCTGCCCATCTCGGTCAGGTCGAATCCGTCGCCGTCGGCGAGGACGGTGCGCAGGGCCAGCGGCCCCTTGCCGGGACCGGGCGGTTTGGCGGGGAAGGACTCCCGCCACTGGAGCCAGCCGGCCCGGGCCAGATGGGTGACGAGATGGAGCGGGCCCGCGCCGACGTCGAGGAACTTTCCGTGCCGGTCCACCGAGGTGACGATGGTGCCCTCCAGGACGGTGGGCGGCGGGTCGTACGTCTTGAGCACGTTGACGGAGAGCGGGAGGACGCGGGCGATCTCCCTGCCGACCAGGTGGTCGCCGAGGAAGACCCGCAGGGCTTCGACTTCCGGCAGCTCGGGCATGTGTCCAGCCTGCCGCAGGCCCCGGACGGTCGGCCACCGCTGGCGGGGCCGCCGTCCGTACGTCGCACCCTCGGGGCGGTTCAGCCGAGCCGGTAGACGCGGGTCGCCGTCCCGGTGAAGACGGCGGCGCGCTCGTCCTCGGAGAGGCCCGCGGTGAGGGTGCGGGCGGCCCCGAGGACCTCCTCGTACGGGGCGGCGAGCCGGCACACCGGCCAGTCCGAGCCGAACATCAGCCGTCGCGGTCCGAAGGCGTCGAGCAGGACGTCGGTGTACGGGCGCAGGTCGTCCACGGTCCAGTGGTGCGGGTCCGCCTCGGTGACGAGGCCGGAGAGTTTGCAGACCGTGTTGGGCAGCGCCGCCAGCGCGCGCAGGTCGTCGGTCCAGGGCTGGAGGTGTCCCTGGGCGACGGGGGGCTTCCCGGCGTGGTCGAGTACGAAGGTGAGTCCGGGCAGCAGTGCGGCGGCTGCCGTGGCGGCGGGCAGCTGGTGGGGCCGGACGATCAGGTCGTAGGCGAGTCCGGCGTCGGCGACGGCGGCCAGGCCGCGCTGCACGTCGGGGCGGAGCAGCCAGTCCGGGTCGCTCTCGCCCTGGACCTGGTGGCGGATGCCGCTCAGGCGGTCGCCGCCGGGCAGCTCCCGGAGTGCGGCGAGGGTGCCGGCGACGTCCGGGGCGGTGAGGTCGGTCCAGCCGA
Coding sequences:
- a CDS encoding amidohydrolase gives rise to the protein MTGPATIVDAHHHVWDLSVRDQEWITGEELAPIRRSFTLADLEPVARAAGVAATVLVQTVSVAEETPEFLALAHGSDLVAGVVGWTDLTAPDVAGTLAALRELPGGDRLSGIRHQVQGESDPDWLLRPDVQRGLAAVADAGLAYDLIVRPHQLPAATAAAALLPGLTFVLDHAGKPPVAQGHLQPWTDDLRALAALPNTVCKLSGLVTEADPHHWTVDDLRPYTDVLLDAFGPRRLMFGSDWPVCRLAAPYEEVLGAARTLTAGLSEDERAAVFTGTATRVYRLG
- a CDS encoding Fpg/Nei family DNA glycosylase; this encodes MPELPEVEALRVFLGDHLVGREIARVLPLSVNVLKTYDPPPTVLEGTIVTSVDRHGKFLDVGAGPLHLVTHLARAGWLQWRESFPAKPPGPGKGPLALRTVLADGDGFDLTEMGSKKRLAVYLVHDPMDVPGIARLGPDPLAPDFDRDAFAALLDGERRQIKGALRDQSLIAGIGNAYSDEILHAAKMSPFKRTTDLGDEDISHLYTALRTTLEEAVARSSGVAAGKLKSEKRGGMRVHGRAGEPCPVCGDTVLEVSFSDSALQYCPTCQTGGKPLADRRTSRFLK